The following proteins are co-located in the Deinococcus metallilatus genome:
- a CDS encoding phosphatase PAP2 family protein has protein sequence MESFWLAVTSLGRDEVFIVVLALYTWLVNPRGGQNLGVAFALSYLVNTALKFGFDLPRPFTQHPGVASEAARATAGGPGLPSGHAQLAATLWGGIAGQVGRAGMWAAALLLIALIAFSRLALHVHYPSDVLVGLLLGAAFAWMAASGYFPQQGALRWLVPVILLALAAFLPAGTPREYGTSLGLLAGFWFSRPGFAPPRDLAGRVIVGLLGLVIVFAVYFALGALPQAFKDIGLVRALRYALLVLVAVEGVPLLLRRWLPRA, from the coding sequence ATGGAATCTTTCTGGCTGGCCGTCACGTCTCTGGGGCGTGACGAGGTTTTTATCGTGGTGCTGGCGCTGTACACCTGGCTGGTGAATCCCCGGGGCGGGCAGAATCTGGGGGTGGCCTTCGCGCTCTCGTATCTGGTCAACACCGCCCTGAAGTTCGGCTTCGACCTCCCCCGCCCCTTCACGCAACATCCCGGTGTGGCGAGCGAGGCGGCCCGCGCCACGGCAGGCGGCCCGGGCCTGCCGAGCGGGCACGCGCAACTGGCGGCGACGCTCTGGGGCGGCATCGCCGGGCAGGTCGGGCGGGCAGGCATGTGGGCAGCCGCGCTGCTGCTGATCGCGCTGATCGCCTTCTCGCGCCTCGCGCTCCACGTCCACTATCCCAGCGACGTGCTCGTGGGCCTGCTGCTGGGGGCGGCCTTCGCCTGGATGGCGGCGAGCGGCTATTTCCCGCAGCAGGGGGCACTGCGCTGGCTGGTGCCGGTGATCCTGCTGGCGCTGGCCGCCTTCCTCCCGGCAGGCACGCCGCGGGAGTACGGCACCTCGCTGGGACTGCTGGCGGGCTTCTGGTTCTCCCGCCCCGGCTTCGCGCCGCCGCGTGATCTGGCAGGCCGGGTAATCGTCGGCCTGCTCGGTCTGGTGATCGTCTTCGCGGTGTACTTCGCGCTGGGGGCGCTGCCGCAGGCATTCAAGGACATCGGCCTGGTGCGCGCGCTGCGGTACGCGCTGCTGGTGCTGGTGGCGGTGGAAGGCGTGCCGCTGTTGCTGCGGCGCTGGCTGCCCAGGGCTTGA
- a CDS encoding ABC transporter ATP-binding protein, translating into MTVANNDVLQAVRHNAEYALELRGITKRFPLVLANDNISMQVRWGSVHALCGENGAGKSTLMKIVYGAQPPTSGEIVVDGEVVQFTDPAQAIARGIGMVFQHFMLVDTLSVTENVILGAEPRAGTSIDYASARRRVAELIRQFGFDLNPDALVGDLPVGLQQKVEILKTLYRGARILILDEPTAVLTPSETDELFDFLKNQYAASGNAVIFISHKLHEVLHISDTISVIRDGKMIGTIPTQGATTETLARMMVGRDVTLKVQKAPARPGEVALDIRNVTVKGEHGNAVDNVSFQVRAGEIVGIAGVEGNGQSELVEAITGLRPVTSGEITYLGRPARGVREVEASGLSHIPEDRNERGLVLDMTTAENYILGEHDRAPFAGTLGFLNLGVIEENARVLSEQYDVRPRSVSLQAGRYSGGNAQKLIVAREMRKGPKILVASQPTRGVDIGAIEFIHARIVEARDQGLAVLLVSADLGEVMNLADRILVMYEGQVVGEVDAATATETQLGLLMTGSGGTSGRSGAVSDTQEYGGR; encoded by the coding sequence ATGACGGTTGCCAACAACGACGTGCTGCAAGCGGTGCGGCACAACGCCGAGTACGCGCTGGAACTGCGCGGCATCACCAAACGCTTTCCGCTGGTGCTGGCGAACGACAATATCTCCATGCAGGTGCGCTGGGGCAGCGTCCACGCGCTGTGCGGCGAGAACGGCGCGGGCAAGAGCACCCTGATGAAGATCGTCTACGGCGCGCAGCCCCCCACCAGCGGCGAGATCGTCGTGGACGGTGAGGTGGTCCAGTTCACCGATCCAGCGCAGGCGATTGCGCGCGGGATCGGGATGGTCTTCCAGCACTTCATGCTGGTGGATACCCTGAGCGTGACCGAGAACGTGATCCTGGGTGCGGAGCCGCGAGCGGGCACCTCCATCGACTACGCGAGTGCGCGCCGCCGCGTAGCGGAACTGATCCGGCAGTTCGGCTTCGACCTGAACCCCGACGCGCTGGTGGGGGACCTGCCGGTGGGTCTCCAGCAGAAGGTCGAGATTCTCAAGACGCTGTACCGCGGCGCGCGCATCCTGATTCTGGACGAGCCGACCGCCGTGCTCACACCCAGCGAGACGGACGAACTCTTCGACTTCCTGAAAAACCAGTACGCGGCCAGCGGCAACGCCGTGATCTTTATCAGCCACAAGCTGCATGAGGTGCTGCACATCAGTGACACCATCAGCGTGATCCGCGACGGCAAGATGATCGGCACCATTCCCACCCAGGGCGCCACCACCGAGACGCTCGCGCGCATGATGGTGGGCCGCGACGTGACCCTCAAGGTGCAGAAAGCGCCCGCCCGGCCCGGCGAGGTCGCCCTGGATATCCGGAATGTCACCGTGAAGGGTGAGCACGGCAACGCCGTCGACAACGTCTCCTTCCAGGTCCGCGCGGGTGAGATCGTGGGCATCGCGGGCGTGGAGGGCAACGGCCAGAGCGAGCTGGTCGAGGCGATCACCGGCCTGCGTCCCGTCACCAGCGGCGAGATCACCTACCTGGGCCGCCCCGCGCGCGGCGTGCGCGAGGTGGAGGCTTCGGGCCTCTCGCACATCCCCGAGGACCGCAACGAGCGCGGGTTGGTGCTGGACATGACCACCGCCGAGAACTACATCCTGGGCGAACACGACCGCGCGCCCTTCGCCGGGACGCTGGGCTTCCTGAACCTGGGCGTGATCGAGGAGAATGCCCGCGTCCTCAGCGAGCAGTACGACGTGCGCCCCCGCAGCGTCAGCCTCCAGGCGGGCCGCTACAGCGGCGGCAACGCGCAGAAGCTGATCGTGGCCCGCGAGATGCGGAAGGGGCCGAAAATTCTGGTCGCCAGCCAGCCCACGCGCGGCGTGGACATCGGCGCCATCGAGTTCATCCACGCCCGCATCGTCGAGGCCCGCGACCAGGGCCTGGCCGTGCTGCTCGTCAGCGCCGACCTGGGCGAAGTCATGAACCTCGCCGACCGCATCTTGGTGATGTACGAGGGGCAGGTCGTGGGCGAGGTGGACGCTGCGACCGCCACCGAGACGCAACTCGGCCTGTTGATGACCGGCAGCGGGGGCACGAGTGGCCGCAGCGGCGCCGTGAGCGATACCCAGGAATACGGCGGGCGGTAA